One Anopheles marshallii chromosome 3, idAnoMarsDA_429_01, whole genome shotgun sequence genomic region harbors:
- the LOC128715983 gene encoding uncharacterized protein LOC128715983: protein MAPKRPRISVGVMAVCCGVLSLSVVARESATHSETGAGSRKYVAVHPGTFSSPVDAPDTLGLAGMTTPLTPAPKAIANERHRNTRETIQLTRPASTSDTTHSTSTKATQIRRRRMEPKIRSLPSPLVFMPARGRRFGGFEIPAEKRQITIEQMLEKGDYFVPNRGKKAPTPTGEAIKKGTFDVLLGGSPDEYFFPNRGKKQYWLTYDSSPGRSVPARAVTPFDGQLNTVPNLQQLQQPLASRWRRNLLENLANEHKDTFFSSRGKRLLPLTEDLLIGPGNTLAEEQQADATPDGLSDEMMPEFSSQPNELDALLWNPDLLLSLEQPIS, encoded by the exons ATGGCACCGAAACGGCCACGGATCTCGGTGGGCGTAATGGCAGTTTGTTGCGGCGTACTGTCCCTATCGGTGGTGGCGCGTGAATCTGCCACCCACAGTGAGACCGGTGCAGGTTCGCGAAAGTATGTCGCGGTGCATCCGGGAACCTTTTCGTCCCCGGTCGATGCACCGGACACGTTGGGTCTGGCAGGCATGACAACACCGCTCACGCCCGCTCCGAAAGCGATCGCAAATGAACGGCATCGAAATACGAG GGAAACAATTCAGCTTACCCGACCAGCTTCGACCAGTGACACAACCCACAGCACCAGTACCAAGGCCACCCAAATAAGGCGCCGTCGGATggaaccgaaaattcgaagcCTTCCCTCGCCGCTGGTCTTTATGCCTGCGCGTGGTCGCCGTTTCGGTGGCTTCGAAATACCAGCCGAAAAGCGACAGATCACCATTGAACAGATGCTGGAGAAGGGTGACTACTTCGTGCCGAACCGCGGCAAAAAGGCACCCACGCCCACGGGCGAGGCGATCAAGAAGGGCACGTTTGATGTACTGCTGGGTGGTTCGCCGGACGAGTACTTCTTTCCGAACCGGGGCAAAAAGCAGTACTGGTTGACGTACGACTCCTCGCCCGGAAGATCGGTTCCGGCCCGGGCCGTTACACCGTTCGACGGCCAGCTGAACACCGTACCGAACCTACAGCAACTTCAACAGCCACTGGCCAGCCGGTGGCGGCGAAATTTGCTGGAAAACCTTGCCAACGAGCACAAGGATACGTTCTTTTCGTCGCGCGGCAAAAGACTGCTACCATTGACGGAGGACTTGCTGATCGGACCGGGCAATACGCTTGCCGAGGAACAGCAAGCCGATGCCACGCCGGACGGTTTGTCGGACGAAATGATGCCGGAGTTTTCCAGCCAACCGAACGAACTGGACGCATTGCTGTGGAACCCGGATCTGCTGCTTTCGCTGGAGCAACCCATCAGCTAA